From the Cyanobium sp. M30B3 genome, the window CGGCCCGGTTGATACGGTGCTCCGAATATCCGTCTGTTTCCGGTGGACATCCAGCTCGGCCGCTCCCGTACCGTCCGTCGCGCCTACGGCATCGACGAAATTGCCCTGGTACCCGGCGGTCGCACGGTGGATCCGGCCATCACCGACAGCAGCTGGACCCTGGGCGGCATCAACCGCGAGATCCCGATCATCGCCAGCGCCATGGATGGCGTGGTGGATGTGGGCATGTGCGTCGAGCTCACCAGACAGGGCGCCCTGGGGGTGCTCAACCTGGAGGGGGTGCAGTGCCGCTACGACGACCCCAATCCCGTCCTCGATCGCATCGCTGCGGTGGGCAAAGAGGAGTTCGTGCCGCTGATGCAGGAGCTCTACAGCCAGCCGGTGCGCGAAGACCTGATCCGCAGACGCATCGCTGAGATCAAGGAGAAGGGCGGCATCGCAGCGGTGAGCGCCACCCCCGTGGCGGCCCTGAAGTTCGGCAAGGCCATCGCCGAGGCCGGCGCCGATCTCTTCTTCGTGCAGGCCACGGTGGTGAGCACCGAGCACATCGGTCCCGAGGGCCAGGAAAGCCTGGATCTCGAGGCCCTCTGCCGCGACTTCGGCGTGCCGGTGATCATCGGCAACTGCGTCACCTACGACGTGGCCCTCAAGCTGATGCGCGCCGGTGCCGCCGGCGTGATGGTGGGCATCGGTCCCGGCGCCGCCTGCACCAGCCGGGGCGTGCTGGGCATCGGCATCCCCCAGGCCACCTCGGTGGCCGACTGCGCCGCCGCCCGCGACGACCACTTCAACGAGAGCGGCCGCTACGTGCCGATCGTGGCCGATGGCGGCATCGTCACCGGCGGCGACATCTGCAAGTGCCTGGCCTGCGGTGCCGACGCCGTGATGATCGGCTCACCGATCGCCCGCTCGGCCGAGGCCCCCGGCCGCGGCTTCCACTGGGGCATGGCCACCCCCAGCCCGGTGCTGCCCCGCGGCACCCGCATCAAGGTGGGCACCACCGGCAGCCTGGAGAAGATCCTGCGCGGCCCCGCCTCCCTCGACGACGGCACCCAGAACCTGCTGGGTTGCATCCGCACCTCGATGGGCACCCTGGGCGCCCGCACCCTCAAGGACATGCAGCAGGTGGAGGTGGTGGTGGCCCCGTCGCTGCTCACCGAGGGCAAGGTTTACCAGAAGGCGCAGCAACTGGGCATGGGCAAGTGAGCTGCAGGCGCGCCGCGCCTGCCGGACTATCTTGACAGGGTGGGGGCTTTACGGCTCACACACTCCTCACACCTACGGCCCGGCGCGCCCGGGCTTTCAGTCTTTTCACGCCCCCGTCAGCCAGCAACCTTGCCGCCTGCAACGCTTGCTGTCATGCAAGGGGCGCGGCAGGGAACCGTTGCTAGATTCTGCGGACATCGATCACCCCAAGGATGTCCAGCGCAGCCGCTGTCACCGACGCCTCTTTCGAGCAGGACGTGCTCAAGAGTGATGTGCCCGTGCTGGTGGATTTCTGGGCCCCCTGGTGCGGCCCCTGCCGCATGGTGGCGCCGATCGTGGATGAGATCGCCAAGGAATTCGAGGGCCAGATCAAGGTGTTCAAACTGAACACCGACGAAAACCCCAACGTGGCCAGCCAGTACGGCATCCGCAGTATCCCCACCCTGATGGTGTTCAAGGGCGGTCAGAAGGTGGACACCGTGGTGGGCGCCGTGCCCAAGACCACCCTCTCCGGCACCATCACCAAGTACCTCTGAGCCTCCCGTCCCAACCCTTCCCGTCCACCACCGCCCGCAGCGGTGGCGGGATCAGCCCGCTGCAGGCGCTGGCCCAGGCCATTGAGGGCCATCCCCAGCGCCGCACCATCGAACGGGCTGTCGTGTCCCTGCTGGAGATCTGCCGGCAGGAAACCGAGCCGGAGGCCTGGCGGATCATCCACGGCACCCTGGCCGACATCCACGAGGCCCTCACGGTGTTCCGCCCCTCGCGTCCGGTGAGGAAGGTGGCGGTGTTCGGCTCCGCCCGCACCACCGCCGACCAAGCCACCTACGTCCTGGCCCGGGAACTGGCCGCCGCGGCCGTGGCGGCCGGCTTCGAGGTGATCACCGGCGCCGGCGGCGGCATCATGGAGGCCGCAAACGAGGGCGCCGGCTGCGACGCCAGCTACGGCCTCAACGTGGACCTGCCGTTCGAGCAGCATCCCAACCCGATCGTGAGCAGCTGCGAGGGACGCCTGCTGCACTTCCGCTACTTCTTCACCCGCAAGCTGTTCTTCCTGCGCGAGAGCGACGCCGTGGTGGTGCTGCCCGGCGGCTTCGGCACCCTCGATGAGCTGTTCGAGTCGCTCACCCTGGTGCAGACCGGCCGCACCCCACCGGTGCCCGTGGTGCTGCTGGCCCCAGAGGGCGATCACTTCTGGGCAAGCTGGCAGGTGGAGGTGCAGCGCCAGATGACCCACCGCGGCCTGATCTCACCGGAGGACCGCTCGCTGGTGTTCCAGGCCGACAGCGCCGAGGCGGCCATGGCTTACATCAGCCGCTTCTACCGGGTGTTCCACGCCGCCGAACTGCACAGCGACCGGGTGGAACTGCAGCTGAACGTGGCCGTGCCTGATACCGAGCTGCGCCAGCTCAACCGCGACTTCGACGACCTGGTGGACCAGGGGGTGATCGTGGCCGGCGAGACCAGCGATGAGGAAGGCCTGCTGCGGCCCTGCCTGCGCTTCCACTTCAACAGGCGCCGCATGGGCCGGCTTTACCAGCTGATCGAGGCCCTCAACGGCCTGGAGCTGCCCGCCTGCACCGCGCTGGAGCAACCTGGGCAGCGCCACTGCGTGCTGCCATGACCCGGCTGGGCCTGATCGACTACGGCATGGGCAACCTGCACTCCGTGCAGCGGGCCTTCGAGCGGCTCGACACCAGCGTGGTGCCGGTGCTCGGCGGCGCAGCGGGCCAGGATCAGCTCTCAGCCTGCCAGGCCCTGATCCTGCCGGGAGTGGGGGCCTTCGACCCGGCCATGGAGCGGCTGCACAGCAGCGGTCTCGACCGCCTGCTCACCCGGTGGTGCGCCGCGGGGAAACCGCTGCTGGGCATCTGTCTGGGGCTGCAGCTGCTGTTCGAGGCCAGCGATGAGGGCAGCAGTGCGGGCCTGGGTGTGCTGCCCGGGCGGGTCAGGGCCCTGCCGCGCCAGCCGGGCCACCCGATTCCCCACATGGGCTGGGAGCCGTTGATCGCCTGCAACCCCAGTCCGCTCCTGCCCCTGGACGCTCCCCCCTCCTGGGTGTATTTCGTGCACTCCTTCGCCGCCGAACCCAGCGATCCCGCCGTCACCGCCGCCCGGGTGGACTTCGCGGGCACAGCGGTCACCGCCGCCGTATGGAAAGGGGCGATCGGTGCCTGCCAGTTCCACCCCGAGAAATCCGGCCCCCACGGCGAAGCCATCCTGCGCCGCTGGCTGCAGTGGCTGCGGGGTGGAGAAGAACCGGCCGGGCAGCCGTGAGCCTGCGTCTCAGCGGCGGTCGGCGCCTGCAGAGCCCGAGCGGCGCCACTGCCAGGCCCACTCCCTCCCGGGTGCGCCTGGCGCTGATGAACATCCTGGCGGCCGAGCTGCCCGGCAGCCGCTGGCTCGATCTCTGCAGCGGCAGCGGCGTGATGGCCTGCGAGGCCCTGCAGCGGGGAGCCGCGGCGGTGGTGGCCGTGGAGCAGGACCGCCGCCATGTCGCCGTGGCCCGGGCCAACCTGGAGGCGGTGCGGGCTGGCCTGGCCAGCCAACCCAGCGTGCGGGTCGACTGCGCCGAGGTGGGTAGCTGGCTCCGCCGCCCGCTGAGCCCAGATGCCAGGGGCGCGGAACCGTCCGTAGCTCCCGGCCAACCGGCCTTCCATCTGATCTACGCCGACCCGCCCTACGCCTCAGCGCTGTACCCGGCGATCTGCGCAGGGGTGGCAGCTGGCCACTGGCTCAGGGCCGATGGCACGCTGATGCTGGAGTGCGCCAGTTCAGCGGTTCCGGCGCTGGTGGAGCTGCCGGGCCACTGGACCCTGCGCGATCAGCGCCGTTACGGCAGCACAACCGTGATCCTGCTTCAACCGTCGAGCAGGGAGCCGCGGCGATACTGATTCCAGGCAGCCACGAACAGCCCCATCAGGGTCACGGGAATCAGACCGAGCACAATGCCGCAGAGCAGGGGTTCGATCATGGGGAGGCCCGAAACGTCGGTCGAGGCACAATTGTTCCACGTCACAGCCCGGTCGGCCCGCCTTTGTCTCCACCCGTGACCATTCCCCCCAGCTCCAGCAGCACCGCGATGGCCACGCCTGCGCCGCAAGCCCCCGTGGCCGCGCCCGCCCCAGCCCTCTCGCGTGGGCTGGCCGCAGGCCTGGTGCTGGCGGCGGCAACGGCCTGCATCGTGGTGGTGCTGCTGGTGCTGCCCAGTGCCCGCACCGATCCCTACACCCGCCAGACCCTGGCCCTGCAGGGGTCGGTGGAGCACGGCGCCCTGCTGTTCCGGCTCAACTGCGCCGGCTGCCACGGCATCGCCGCCCAGGGGCTGGTGGGTCCCGACCTGCATGGCGTGGCCGAGCGCAAGAACCAGCGCCAGCTGATCCAGCAGGTGGTGAGCGGCCGCACCCCCCCCATGCCCCGCTTCCAGCCCGAACCCCAGGCGATGGCCGACCTGCTCGCCTATCTCAACGGGCTGGTGTGAGCGAGCTTCGCCCGGACCCCGGGCTGGTGTTGGTGCTGGTGGAGCCGGCCGGCCCCCGCAACGTGGGCAGCGTGGCCCGGCTCTGCGCCAACTTCCAGGTGGACGAACTGCGGCTGGTGGCCCCCCGTTGCGATCACCGCGGCGAGGAGGCCCGCCAGATGGCCGTGCATGGCGCCGCCGTGCTGGAGCGGGCCCGGCTGTTTCCCACCCTGGCCGCCGCCCTGGCGGACTGCCGGCGGGTGGTGGCCAGCAGCGGCCGGCGCAGCGGCGAACCCCTGCCGCTGCAGTCCCCGTGCCAGGCCCTGGCCTGGCTGCTTGAGCCGTCCTCCGCCCCGCATCCTTCGCCGTTGGCCCTGGTGTTCGGCCGGGAGGACCGGGGCCTGAGCAACGCCGAGCTGCTGCAGGCCGGACGCCTGCTCTGCATCGACACGGGCGCCAGCTACGGCTCGCTCAACCTGGCCCAGGCCGCGGCGATCGTGCTGCACCAGTGGCGGCTGCTGCGCCAGGGCCCCTCGCTCCAGCCCGAACAGCCCCAGCCCCACCGGGCACCCGAGCCCGGTGCCCGCGGCCCCCTGGAGGCCATGCTCTCCGACGCCGAGGCCCTGTTGCTGGAGGTGGGCTTCCTCTACCCCCACACCGCCGCTGCCCGGATGGCCAAGCTGCGTGCCCTGCTGCAGAGGGCCCAGCCCGGCAGCGAGGAGGTGGCCCTGCTGCGGGGCATGGTGCGCCAGCTGCGCTGGGCCAGCAGGCAGGGCTCTGCCGGGAGCCCCCCTGGCCGGACCCCTTAGCGTCAGTTCACCTCCACCCCTGGTGCCTTGACCACCGGCCGTCCCGCCCGACCACCCCGCAGCAGCTGGGGCCAGCCCGTGCGCCTGTTGCTGCGTCTGATCGTGATGGGGGTGGGCCTGGGGGTGATCACCGGCACGGGCCTGCGCCTGCTGGCTCCCCACCTGGCCGAGGGGCCGATCAAGCTTCCGGGCAGCCGGGCCAGCGCCGGCCTGAGCACCGCGGCGGCCACCCCGAGGGGCCTCAAGGCCGGCAGCTTCGAGGCGCGCAGCGAACTCACCGCCCTCAGCCAGCAGTGGCAGCAGCTGGCGGCGGCCCAGAAGGACCTGCAGGCCACCGGCTTCCTGCTGGTGCTGGATGACGGCCGCTTTGCCCAGCTCAATGCCGACCAGCCGATGCCGGCGGCCAGCTCGATCAAGACGCCGATCCTGCTGGTGGCCCTCGACGCGCTGGACCAGGGCAAGCTGCGCTGGAACCAGCCCCTCCAGCTCACCAAGGAGCTGGTGGGCGGCGGCGCCGGCTGGATGGGCAGCAAGCCGATTGGCACCCGCTTCCCCCTCCACGAGGCCGCCACCGAGATGATCCGGGTGAGCGACAACAGCGCCACGAATCTGGTGATTCAGCAACTGGGCGGCAAGGCGTCCGTCAACGACCGCTTCAAGGCCAAGGGGCTCAACGCCACGGTGCTGAACAACTGGCTGCCGGACCTCGACGGCACCAACACCTCCAGCAGCCGCGACCTGGCCCGCACGATCGCCCTGGTGGACATCGGCGAGCGGCTCAGTCCCCACGCCCGCGACCTGTTCCGCGAAATCATGGCCACCTCCCAGACCAACACGATGATTCCGGCCGGCCTGCTCAAGGGCCTGGGCAAGAGCAGCACCGACCCCGATGCTGAGCTGCTCAGCCAGGGCATCACGGTGTACAACAAAACGGGCGACATCGGCACGGCCTACGCCGACGCGGCCCTGATTCACCTGCCCACCGGCCAGCGGGCCGTGGCCGCCTTCATGGTGAAGGGCCCCTTCAACGACCCCCGCTCCACCGAACTGATCCGGGCGATGGCCGGCGGAATCTCCAAAACCCTGGTGGGAACGAAATGATGCGCATCGCCCCCATGCTCTCCCTGCTGCTGGCCGGCTCGGCCCTGCTGGCGCCCACCGGCCCCGGCCAGGCCCAGGTCAAGGGCCAGCCCCGCAACGCCGCTCCCCAGGCTGCCCCCGCCCCGCCCGTGCTGCGCCGCCAGGCCGTCGCGCCCCTGCCCGGCAGCCTCGACCAGGTGCTGCTGGTGAACGACAACAACCCCGAGCTGATCAGCGGGCCGGGGATCCTGCTCTCCACCTTCCCGGCCGCCGGCCGGGGGGTGCCGGAGGCCCACCTCGACGTGGTGCTCAAAGGCCGCTTCGACCTGTTCAGCCACCACGTGTTCGCCGGCAAGCCGGAAACCCTCGACTCCACCCTCTGGCTGGCGGTTGTGGCCCAGCCCCGGGGCGATCAGCCCGTGACCCTGCGGCTGCTGGGCGGCTCCACGGCCCTGTCCCAGTCGCTGGATCCGGCCATGGCCGGAGCCCCCTTCCTGCCCCTGCCGCCCCTGCTGGCCGAGAGCACCACGCCGGCCTGGGCGGGCCCGGGCAGCCGGGTGGCCACCGAACTGCTGATGCGGCGCAACAGCAGCGAGATCCCCAGCAGCTGGACCCTCCCCCCCGGCACGCCGAGCACCCTGCTGGTGCTGCCCCTGCCGGTGCGGGGCCTCGACCCCCTGCTCAATGGCCGCAACCTGCAGCTGCGCCTGGAGAGCGACGGGCCGGTGAGCCTGGCCACCCTGGCCGCCTTCGGCGGCAACACCACTCCGCCGGCGCCCGAGAGCTGGGCCCGCCTGCTGGATGGCCCGCTCAGCCCCAAGGAGCACCAGCCCACCCCCCGCGGCGCCAGCGGCCGGATCATCTACTCGCGGGTGAGCGGCGTGCAGGAGGGCAGCGTCTGGCGGGCCACGATCACCGATCCGGGCCAGCGCTGGCTCAGTGCCGGCGCCGCGCCGATCTCCTGGCCGATCGCCTCCCTGGAGCGCGGCACCCTGGGCACGGGCCAGGTGCAGACCGCCGAGCTCAAGGCCTTCTATCCCGGCACCGCCTGGGCGGCCCACGGCAACTACGGCGTGGAGTACGACCTCTCCATCCCCCTGCGCAACACCGGCTCAGCCCCGGTGCAGCTGGAGTTGGCCCTGGAGTCGCCGATCAAGGGCGACCAGGCCCAGGGGGGCCTGCGCTTCAACGTCACCCCCTCGCGGGCGGTGATGTTCCGCGGCCCGGTGGAGGTGAGCGGCCTCGATGGCCCGGGCGGGCGGCCCTCGGCGCGGCGCCGCTTCCACGTGGTGCAGCGGGCCGGCGACCGCAGCCCGGCCCTGGGCACGATCAGCCTGGCTCCCGGCGCGATGCGCAATGTGCGCGTGCGGCTGATCTACCCGGCCGATGCCAGCCCGCCCCAGGTGCTGAGCCTGCTGCCGGTGGCTGCTCAAGCGCCTGTGAAACAATCGGCCCACCAGCCCGCTTCCTCCCTCTGATGCCAGCCCGCCAGCGCAGGGTCTATCCCTTCACCGCGATCGTGGGCCAGGAGGAGATGAAGCTGGCCCTGCTGCTCAACGTGATCGATCCGCGCATCGGCGGCGTGATGATCATGGGCGACCGGGGCACGGGCAAATCCACCACGATCCGGGCCCTGGCCGACCTGCTGCCCGAGATCGACGTGGTGGCCGGCGACCCCTACAACAGCTCCCCCAGCGATCCCGACCTGCAGAGCGCCGAGGTGCGCCAGCGGGCCGAACAGGGCGAGCAGCTGCCGGTGGAGCCCCGCCAGGTGCCGATGGTGGACCTGCCCCTGGGCGCCACCGAAGACCGCCTCTGCGGCACCATCGACATCGAGAAGGCCCTCAGCGAAGGCGTGCGGGCGTTTGAGCCCGGCCTGCTGGCCAAGGCCAACCGCGGCCTGCTCTATGTGGATGAGGTGAACCTGCTCGACGACCACCTGGTGGACGTGCTGCTGGATTCGGCGGCCTCGGGCTGGAACACGGTGGAGCGCGAGGGCGTGAGCGTGCGCCACCCGGCCCGCTTCGTGCTGATCGGCTCCGGCAACCCCGAAGAAGGGGAGCTGCGGCCCCAGCTGCTCGATCGCTTCGGCATGAGCGTGGAGGTGCGCACCGTGCGCGACCCCGAGCTGCGGGTGCAGGTGGTGGACCAGCGCACCGCGTTTGACAACGACCCCGACAGCTTCAACACCGCCGTTCAGCCCAGCCAGGATGCCCTCCAGGATCGGGTGATCGCGGCTCAGACTCTCCTGCCACAAGTCCAAATCGACGACGACCTGCGCATCCGCATCAGCGCCATCTGCGGCGAGCTGGATGTGGACGGCCTGCGCGGCGACATCGTGACCAACCGCGCCGCCCGGGCCCTGGCGGCCTTCGAGGGCCGCACCGAGGTGACGGAAGACGACGTGGCCCGGGTGGCCGCCTGCTGCCTGCGCCACCGCCTGCGCAAGGACCCGCTCGAGCAGATCGATTCCGGCGACCGGGTGGTGAAGGTGTTCTGCAAGGTGTTCGAGCGGGGCGAACCGGCCGACCGCTCGGCCTTCGAACTGGCCCTGGCGGCCTGATGGCCCGCGGGGGACGGAAGGATTTCCCCTGATGCGCATCCTCGGCATCGACCCCGGCCTGGCCCGGGTGGGCTATGGCGTGATCGAGATCGAGCCGGCCAGCCGCGCCCAGCGGCTGCTGGATTGCGGCATCATTCGCACCGATCCGGGCCGCAGCGAGGGCGAGCGGATGGTGGAGATCGCCCGCGACCTGCGCGTGCTGGTGCGCACCTGGCAGCCCCAGCTGGCCGTGGTGGAGAAGTTCTTCTTCTATCGCTCCAGCACCACCATCGCCGTGGTGCAGGCCCGCGGCGTGCTGCTGATGACCCTGGCCCGCTTCGGGGTGGAGATCGCCGAATATCCGCCCATGCAGATCAAGCAGGCCCTCACCGGCAACGGTCACGCCGACAAGGACGACGTGCTGGCGGCGGTGATGCGGGAGCTCGATCTGGAGCAGCCGCCCCGCCCCGATGATGCCGCCGATGCCCTGGCCGCCGCCCTCACCGGCTGGTACCAGCGCTGACCTCCGCAGGAGGACGATGCAGCCATCCCCTGCCCGCCGGCCATAGCCTCGCTGCCGGAGCTCGGCGGCCTGTCCAAATCCGTGACCAACAGTCCGAACAAGGCGGAACTGCGCCGCCACTTCCGCCAGCTGCGCCGGCAGCACGTGCCCTGCCTGCAGCAGTGGCTCGACCGGGGGACCCCGGGGCTGCACCACCCCCTGCTCCAGCCCCGCTGCGGAGCACCCAGCGGCCCGAGCCGCGTGGGTCTGGCCTGGCCCCTGGCGGGGGAGCCCGACCTGCGCGGCTGGCTGCAGGCCACCGGCCTGCCCCTGGCCCTGCCCGCGGTGGCGGACGGGCAGCTGCACTACCGCCCCTGGAGGCCGGGCCAGCCCCTGGAGACCGATGCCTGCGGGATTCCGGCTCCGCCGGCCAGCGCCGGCGACCTGGTGCCGGCCGACCTGGCCCTGCTGCTGATCCCCGCCCTGGCCATCGACGCTCAGGGGGTGCGACTGGGCTACGGCGGCGGCTGGTACGACCGGCTGCGCAGCGATCCAGCCTGGCGGCGGCGGCCCGCCCTGGCGGTGCTGCCCCGGGCCTGCGTGGTGGCCGAACTGCCCAGCGACCCCTGGGATGTCCCCCTGGACGGCTGGATCAGCGAGCAGGGCTGGCGGCAGCTGGCGCCCATCCCCTGAACCGGCCCAGGCCCGTCAACAACCATTGCGGCGATCCCGCGTGCAGGCGGGATTTGCGAAGATCCCTGCAACACGCCCTGCACCAGCCTTGAACCTGCCCGCCCCCGAGCAAGCCCAGGCCCCGACAGCTGCGGAGCGGGTGCTGGCCGCGGAACTGCAGGCCCGCGGCGAGGCCCACGATGCCCTCTCCCTGATGGTGAGCAGCGTGGTGCACATGGTTCAGGCCGGCAAATCCCGCGAAAGCCGCTGGCAGGATCGCTAAGGTCCTGCCACAGCGTTCTGATCGCCCGCCATGCGCCTGCTTCGCCTGCCGGTTGCACCCGGCGTTGTCCCGCTCCTGGCTGGAACTGCCCTACTGGCCCTGGCCTCCCCAGGCCCACTCCAGGCCCACGGCATTGAGAGCAGCCTCGAGCGCGTGTCGCTGCTGGCCAACCCAGCGAGGGCCACTGGCTCCAAACCGGATCGCGCGCAGGCCGGCACCTTGCAGCTGGAAAGCCGCTTCAGCACCGGCGAACCGGCCCGGAGCGCCACGGTGCGCCTGGTCCCCCCCCAGGGTGACGCGATCGAACTGGGCCAGACCGATGCCCAGGGGCAACTTCAGTTCCAGGTGCCGCGCCAGGCCGAATCCGACTGGGAAGTGCAGGTGGACGCCGGCCCTGGACACCGCGACTATCTCGAACTGCAGGAGAGCCACGGAGGGGTCACTGCTGCCCTGACCAAACCCGACGCCAGACGGCTGACCTGGCTGCAGCGCTGGCCAGGGCAACCCAGCCAGCTGCTGGTGGGCCTCACTGGAGTCGGCCTGGGCGCCGTGGGGTTGCTGGGCCTGAGCCGCCGGCGTCGCTGAATGGCCGCCCCCGCCACGGGCAGTGCCGCCCTCGATCAGATTGTGCATCGCCTGGCCGGCACCTCCGACCCCAGGCGGCGCTATGAATACGTGCTCTGGCTGGCCAAGAAGCTGGAGCCCCTGCCGGAGGAGTTCCGCAACGACGCCTTCAAGGTGAAGGGCTGCGTGTCGCAGGTGTATGTGGTGGGCCAGCTGCAGGACGGCAAGCTCCACTGGCGGGGTGACTCCGACGCCGCCATCACCAAGGGGCTGTTGGCCCTGCTGATCGAGGGCATGGAGGGGCTCAGCCCCGAGCAGGCCTGCGCCATCGATCCCGGCTTCATCGCCGCCACCGGCCTGCAGGCCAGCCTCACCCCCTCCCGGGCCAACGGCTTCCTCAACATCCTGCGGATGATGCAGAGCCAGGCGCAGGTGCTGGCGGCCTGAACAGGCAACGACCGAAACAGCCGGCAGTCCGATTTCTAGGATCGCCGTTCACCGGATTCCCCAGCGCATGACCATCGGCATCGGCTTGCTCGGCCTCGGCACGGTGGGCGCGGGCGTGGCCGAGATCCTGGCCACCCCCCAGGGGCGCCATCCGCTGGTGGCCAGGCTGGCCCTGCGCCGGGTGGCCGTGCGCGACCTCAACCGGGCCCGCCCCGTGCAGCTCGACCCGGCGCTGCTCTGCACCGACCCCGAGGCGGTGGTCGACGACCCGGCGGTGGACATTGTGGTGGAGGTGATGGGCGGCCTGGAGCCGGCCCGCTCGTTGATCCTGCGGGCCATCGCCGCCGGCAAGCCGGTGGTCACGGCCAACAAGGCGGTGATCGCCCGCTACGGCGAGGAGATCGCCGCCGCCGCCGCGGCGCGGGGGGTGTACGTGCTGCTGGAGGCTGCCGTGGGTGGCGGCATCCCGATCATCGAGCCACTCAAGCAGTCGCTCGGGGCCAACCGCATCGAGCGGGTGAGCGGCATCATCAACGGCACCACCAACTACATCCTCAGCCGCATGGCGACCGAAGGTGCCGACTACGGCGCCGTGCTGGCCGATGCCCAGCGGCTCGGCTACGCCGAGGCCGACCCGGCCGCCGACGTGCAGGGCGGCGACGCCGCCGACAAGATCGCCATCCTCACCGGCCTGGCCTACGGCGGCTCGGTGCCCCGCGAGGCCATCCCCACCGAGGGGATCGACCAGCTCGACGCCCGCGATGTGGCCTACGCCGACAAGCTCGGCTTCGTGGTGAAGCTGCTGGCCGTGTCCCAGCGCATCGACCGGCCCGAGCCTGCTGGCGACGACAGCGCTGGCGATGACAGCCAGTGGCTGGACGTGCGCGTGCATCCCACCCTGGTGCCCCGCAGCCATCCCCTGGCCGGGGTGAACGGCGTGAACAACGCCATCCTGGTGGAGGGCGAGCCGGTGGGCCAGGTGATGTTCTTCGGGCCAGGGGCGGGCGCTGGCCCCACAGCCTCCGCCGTGGTGGCCGACATCCTCAACATCGCCGGCATCCGCGAGGCCTGCCACCAGCTGGAAGGGGCGGGCCTCGACCCCCTGCTGGCGGCGGGCAGCTGGCGCCAGTGCCGCCTGGTGGACGGGGCCGAGACCACCCACCGCAACTACGTGCGCCTGCGCACCAGCGACCAGGCCGGCGTGATCGGCCAGATCGGCTCCTGCTTCGGTGAGGCGGGGGTGTCGATCCAGTCGATCGTGCAGTTCGAGGCCGACAGCGAGGCGGCGGAGATCGTGGTGATCACCCACGAGGTGCTGGAGGCCGACTTCCGCCGCGCCCTGGCGGCGATCGAGGCCCTGCCCGCGGTGAACGGCGTGGCCGCCTGCCTGCGCACCCTCTGATGGCCGTGATCAGATGGCCGAATCACGACGGACTGGCGCCAGGGGCAGGACAGCAGGCACACTGAAACAAGTCGGAAGAAAGTCTTAAGACCCTCTCTCTCCAGCCGGGCCCTGTGGGCATCCCCGCACCCACCCACACTTCGGTATCGGCTGGAACTCTTTTCCCCGGACCCGGGCCCGCACCATTCCCCCAGTCCTCCCCATCCCCCAGCGCCTGAGCCGAATCCGTTCCCACCAACCCCCCGCATGACAGCTTTTCCCTGCACCAGCCCCAGCCAGCACCTGCCCAGCCAGGGCGAGTGCGTGCGGCTGGACGCCGCCGACGAACAGCTCTACCAGGTGATCGCCGTGGACGACCGTCACAACCGCTGCTGGGTGCGGCGCTGGCCCCTGGCCCGCCAGGGCTCGGAGGTGTTTGAAATTTCACTGCAACAGGTGCGGCCGGAGCGGCCTCACCGCCCTTGAATAGCGGCCGGATAACATCCCCAAACGCGTTTCCTTGCTCAGGTCTGTGCGGCTGATCCCCAGGCTGGCCGCGGGCCTGATCGGTCTCACCACCCTGCTGCTGCCGGCGCTGCAGGGCTGCCAGGTCCAGCGCCGCAGCGACCGCCTGGTCGTGGCCACCAGTGCCCGGGTGGGGTCGCTGGATCCCGT encodes:
- the rsmD gene encoding 16S rRNA (guanine(966)-N(2))-methyltransferase RsmD; protein product: MSLRLSGGRRLQSPSGATARPTPSRVRLALMNILAAELPGSRWLDLCSGSGVMACEALQRGAAAVVAVEQDRRHVAVARANLEAVRAGLASQPSVRVDCAEVGSWLRRPLSPDARGAEPSVAPGQPAFHLIYADPPYASALYPAICAGVAAGHWLRADGTLMLECASSAVPALVELPGHWTLRDQRRYGSTTVILLQPSSREPRRY
- a CDS encoding GuaB3 family IMP dehydrogenase-related protein is translated as MDIQLGRSRTVRRAYGIDEIALVPGGRTVDPAITDSSWTLGGINREIPIIASAMDGVVDVGMCVELTRQGALGVLNLEGVQCRYDDPNPVLDRIAAVGKEEFVPLMQELYSQPVREDLIRRRIAEIKEKGGIAAVSATPVAALKFGKAIAEAGADLFFVQATVVSTEHIGPEGQESLDLEALCRDFGVPVIIGNCVTYDVALKLMRAGAAGVMVGIGPGAACTSRGVLGIGIPQATSVADCAAARDDHFNESGRYVPIVADGGIVTGGDICKCLACGADAVMIGSPIARSAEAPGRGFHWGMATPSPVLPRGTRIKVGTTGSLEKILRGPASLDDGTQNLLGCIRTSMGTLGARTLKDMQQVEVVVAPSLLTEGKVYQKAQQLGMGK
- the trxA gene encoding thioredoxin; amino-acid sequence: MSSAAAVTDASFEQDVLKSDVPVLVDFWAPWCGPCRMVAPIVDEIAKEFEGQIKVFKLNTDENPNVASQYGIRSIPTLMVFKGGQKVDTVVGAVPKTTLSGTITKYL
- the petG gene encoding cytochrome b6-f complex subunit PetG, with product MIEPLLCGIVLGLIPVTLMGLFVAAWNQYRRGSLLDG
- a CDS encoding RNA methyltransferase: MLVEPAGPRNVGSVARLCANFQVDELRLVAPRCDHRGEEARQMAVHGAAVLERARLFPTLAAALADCRRVVASSGRRSGEPLPLQSPCQALAWLLEPSSAPHPSPLALVFGREDRGLSNAELLQAGRLLCIDTGASYGSLNLAQAAAIVLHQWRLLRQGPSLQPEQPQPHRAPEPGARGPLEAMLSDAEALLLEVGFLYPHTAAARMAKLRALLQRAQPGSEEVALLRGMVRQLRWASRQGSAGSPPGRTP
- a CDS encoding serine hydrolase → MGVGLGVITGTGLRLLAPHLAEGPIKLPGSRASAGLSTAAATPRGLKAGSFEARSELTALSQQWQQLAAAQKDLQATGFLLVLDDGRFAQLNADQPMPAASSIKTPILLVALDALDQGKLRWNQPLQLTKELVGGGAGWMGSKPIGTRFPLHEAATEMIRVSDNSATNLVIQQLGGKASVNDRFKAKGLNATVLNNWLPDLDGTNTSSSRDLARTIALVDIGERLSPHARDLFREIMATSQTNTMIPAGLLKGLGKSSTDPDAELLSQGITVYNKTGDIGTAYADAALIHLPTGQRAVAAFMVKGPFNDPRSTELIRAMAGGISKTLVGTK
- a CDS encoding LOG family protein, coding for MSLPSQPFPSTTARSGGGISPLQALAQAIEGHPQRRTIERAVVSLLEICRQETEPEAWRIIHGTLADIHEALTVFRPSRPVRKVAVFGSARTTADQATYVLARELAAAAVAAGFEVITGAGGGIMEAANEGAGCDASYGLNVDLPFEQHPNPIVSSCEGRLLHFRYFFTRKLFFLRESDAVVVLPGGFGTLDELFESLTLVQTGRTPPVPVVLLAPEGDHFWASWQVEVQRQMTHRGLISPEDRSLVFQADSAEAAMAYISRFYRVFHAAELHSDRVELQLNVAVPDTELRQLNRDFDDLVDQGVIVAGETSDEEGLLRPCLRFHFNRRRMGRLYQLIEALNGLELPACTALEQPGQRHCVLP
- a CDS encoding cytochrome c, producing the protein MATPAPQAPVAAPAPALSRGLAAGLVLAAATACIVVVLLVLPSARTDPYTRQTLALQGSVEHGALLFRLNCAGCHGIAAQGLVGPDLHGVAERKNQRQLIQQVVSGRTPPMPRFQPEPQAMADLLAYLNGLV
- the hisH gene encoding imidazole glycerol phosphate synthase subunit HisH, yielding MTRLGLIDYGMGNLHSVQRAFERLDTSVVPVLGGAAGQDQLSACQALILPGVGAFDPAMERLHSSGLDRLLTRWCAAGKPLLGICLGLQLLFEASDEGSSAGLGVLPGRVRALPRQPGHPIPHMGWEPLIACNPSPLLPLDAPPSWVYFVHSFAAEPSDPAVTAARVDFAGTAVTAAVWKGAIGACQFHPEKSGPHGEAILRRWLQWLRGGEEPAGQP